GCCATCATGCAGCTGTTGAAGAAGCGCGCCTGCACCCGCTGCAGGCGCTCCAGCGCCTCGTGGCCGCCGTAGAGCTGGTTGATCTGGCTGATGCGCAGCATGCCGATGCCGAGGCGCTGGTCGTGATCCAGGTTGCGCAGCCAGTCGTAGAACGCCGGCGAGCCAAGATAGAAGGCGCCGTGCAGGTACTCGCCCTCGGCCTGCAGCCGGTCGTGGTCCTGCGCATCGGCGCTGCCGTCGGCTAGGCGCTGCATCAGCGCCGCATCGTCCAGCACGCGGCGCTTGATCACCCCGTGCTGCACCAGCAGGCGGAAGCCCTCGTTGAGCATCTCGCTGCAGCCGTACAGGCCGGTCTGGAACGGTGCCATGCCGCCGCTTTCGATCACCGCCGGGTGATGCACCAGCTCCGGGTCCAGGGCATGCAGCACGCGCCGGTAGGCGGCGTTGTCGGTATGACGCAGCACCAGCGCATGGCTCAGCGCATCGGCCAGCGTGCCGATGCCGATCTGCAGCGTGCCGCCGTCGCGCACCAGGGTGCTGGCATACAGGCCGATGGCGTAGTCGGTGTCGCTGACCGGCTGGCGCGGCAGGGCGAACAAGGCCGGATATGGCCCGGGCGGGTCGATCACCGCGTCGAAGAAGGTCTCGGCCACGCTGGCCTGACCGCCGATCCACGGCAGCTGCGGATCGACCTCGGCCACCATCAGCGGGCGCGGCAGCCCGCGCCGCGCGATCGCCTCCAGCGTGTCCTGGGTGGTGTCGTTGTTGCACGACAGCGACAGGCGCACCGGGTCACCGGGCCGCGCCTGCGGATCGCGCGCGACCTTCTGCACGATCACGTTGGGCGCGCGCTGGGCCACGCCATCGGCGGCGTGGGTGTAGTTGAGGCTGACGTAATGGCGCTGCATCTGCCGCGAGTGCAGCAGCGCGCCGGACTGCATGTAGAACTCCTCGACCTGGATGTGCGCCGGCAGCGCGTCGGCCTTGAGCGCCTGCACATAGCGCAGCCGCGGGAAGTCCTCGCCGAAGTGGCGCGCGCCGAACGGCTTGAAGAAGCGCGCCTCCAGCCCGTCGCCCTTCGGCGCGGGCGGATCCAGCGACAGTGCGGTCAACAGCAGCAGCGGACGGGACGGATCGCGTTCGACGCGGTCGTAGAGCGCGTTGAGCAGGCGATGCGGCTTGCCGATGCCCAGCGGCGCGGCGACACGCAGCGGGCCGGGCACGCGCTGCAGGATCAGATCGACGGCGTCGGACAGCTCGGCGAGGTGTTGGGGCATGCGGGGACATCGGGTCGCGGTGGGAGGAGGGTAGCCGAGCCGCCGTGCAGGACCGCGTACCGGGCCATCCAGGCGGTCCCTGCCACGGCGCGCTGTAAAATGCGAATGGTTTTCATTAATATACTGTCATCCCGGGCGCCGCCATGGACGCGGCCCCGGCCCGCGCCGGCCAGCCGCTCGCCCGCCTGCGCGCCCAAGCCCTTCTCGCCCCGGCTGGCACGACGCCCGGCCAGGTGCGCCCTGCCTCAGCCACCGGATCGTCCCCATGCCGTTCACCCGCGCCTCCCTTCGCCTCTCCCGCCGGCCGCTGCCGCGCTGTTCCGTCCTGGCCGCCGGCCTGGCCCTGGCGCTGTCCGCCCAGGCGCAGACGCAGGGCGGACCGGCCGACGCCGACCAGGCCCAGGACCTGGACAGGATCCTGGTGGTCTCCCAGCGCGCGCAGCGCGTCAGCAACGGCGCCACCAACCTGGACCTGGCGATCAAGGACACGCCGCAGTCGATCAGCGTCATCAGCCGCGAGCAGATGGACGCCTTCGGCGCCAACACGCTCAACGATGCGCTGCGCCTGGCGACCGGCATCCAGGTGGAGGAGTGGGAGACCAACCGCACCAACTATCTCTCGCGCGGCTTCGAGATCGAGAACACGCAGATCGACGGCATCGGCCTGCCCAACGGCTGGGGCATCGTCACCGGTGCGATGGATTCGTACGGCTACGACAAGATCGAGGTGATCCGCGGCGCCAACGGCCTGCTGACCGGCGTGGGCAATGCGGCCGGCACGATCAACTACGTGCGCAAGCGGCCGACCAACGACGAGCAGGGCTCGGTCGGGATCAGCTACGGCGCGTGGAATACCAGGCGCGAGCAGGTGGACTACTCCTCGCCGATCACCACCGACGGCAGCTGGGCGGTGCGCGTGGTCGCCGCGCACGAGGACGGTGGCTCGTACCTGCGCGACTACGACAAGGAGCGCACCTTCCTCTACGGCGTGGTCGACGGCCAGATCGGCGAGAACGGCACGCTGACCGCGGGCTACTCGTGGCAGCAGGCCAACAGCACCGGCAACATGTGGGGCGCGCTGACCTTCAACACCATCGGCGGCGGCCAGATCGGCTGGAGCCGCAGCGCCTCCACCACCCAGGACTGGACCTACTGGAACACCAACAACCAGACCGGCTTCGTCGAGTACGCCCAGCAGCTCAGCCCGGACTGGAAACTGAAGGTGGCCTACAACTACCGGCGCAGCGCCGAGGACGACCAGCTGTTCTTCGCCTACACCACCACCGGCCTGGATCCGCTGACCGGCGAAGGATTGAACGGCTGGCCGTACAAGGGGCGCGACAAGGTCACCGCCAACCTGGGCACGGTCGAACTCAACGGGACCTATGCGCTGTTCGGCCGTCCGCAGGAGGCGATGCTGGGCTTCAGCCTGGCCCAGAGCGAAAGCGGGGGACACTACTGGTCGGCGCTGTCCGGTTTCGGCGCGCTGCCGGGCTTCCCCTATGCCGGCGACGTCGTGCCCGAACCGCTCTGGGGCGCGCCGCAGCCGCAGGACTCGCTCAACCAGCACATCAAGCGCGCCTACGGCGCCACGCATGTGTCCCTGACCGAGCGCCTGAAGACGGTGCTGGGCTTCAACTACACCTCGTTCTCGCGCAACGGCCTGGCCGCCGGCGCCTACTTCGAGCAGAGCGACAGCCATACCAGCCCTTATGCCGGCCTGACCTGGGACTTCACCCCCGACGTGCTGGGCTATGTCAGCTATTCGGACATCTACCAGCCGCAGGACCAGCAGGACATCCTCCAGAACTACCTGCCGCCGACCAAGGGCAAGAACTACGAGATCGGCGTCAAGGCCAACTGGCTGGACCAGCGCCTGCTGACCACGCTGGCGGTGTTCGATGCCAAGCAGGATGGCCTGGCGGTCTACCGCGGGCTGGACCCGGCCAGCGGCAACTACTACTACGAGCCTTCCGACGTGGAGTCCAAGGGCGTCGAGCTGGAGGTCACCGGCAAGGTCAACGACTATCTCGACCTGGTGTTCGGCTATACGCATCTGAAGATGGATGGCGAGCAGGGCGATGACACCTATCCCTGGGTGCCGCGCAATACGGCCAACCTGGCCGTCAGCGCGCGCCTGCCCAGCTACAGCGCGCTGTCCTTCGGCGTCAGCGGCCGCTGGCAGGACAAGACCGTCTCCGGCCCGGACAGCTACACCGGCTACACGGTTAGCCAGGACGCGCACACCGTGCTCGATGCCTTCGTCGGCTGGGACATCACCCGCGACCTGACCCTGCGCGTCAACGCACGCAACATCACCGACCGCAAGTACATCGGCAGCCTGTACCAGATCGGCTACTACGGCGCGCCGCGCAACACCACGGCCAGCCTGGAGTGGCGCTTCTGAGCCGATCGGCGCGGTCCGCGTCTTTGTTCGCCAAGCGCCGGCCCCACCGGCGCTTTTGCGTTGGGCGGATGCGTCACCAGCGTGGTGCCGCGCGGAGCGCTTGACAGTGCTTCGATTACGAATGTAATTTCAATAAAAATTACAGGCGTAAACGACATGGCGATCAGCGAGGCCGAGGCGGTGGTGATGGACGTGCTGTGGGAGCGCAGCCCGCTGGGCGCCGACGAGGTCGTCGCCGCGCTGGCCCGCCGCAACGACTGGGCCGAGCCGACCATCAAGACCCTGCTCAACCGCCTGCTCAACAAGGGCGCGATCCAGGCGACCAAGGAGGGGCGCCGCTATCTCTACTCGCCGGTGCTCACGCGCCAGGCCTGGGTGCAGCAGCAGAGCGAGGGACTGCTGGAGCGGGTGTTCGGCGGGCGCGTGGCGCCGCTGGTGGCGCATTTTTCGCAGCGCGGCAAGCTCTCGGCGCAGGACATCGCCGAGCTCAAGCGCCTGGTCCAGGAGCTGGACGATGAGCAGTGAACTGATGGCGTGGCTGGGACAGAGCACGCTGGCCACCAGCGCGGCGCTGCTCGTGGTGATGTCGCTGCGCAGGCCGCTGCGCGCGGCCCTGGGCGCCGGCGCGGCCTATACACTGTGGGCGCTGGTCCCCGTGGCGCTGATCGCGGTGCTGCTGCCGGCGCCAACGGCGCCGGTCGCGCTGATGCCGGTGGCGGTCGGGTTCGGCACGAGCCAGCCCGTGACGGCCTTGCCGCAGGCTTCCGACCTTGCGTGGACCAGCGTGCTGCTGGTCGTCTGGTCGATCGGCGCGCTGGCGATGGCCGGCCTGCAGCTGTGGCAGCAGCGGCGGTTCCTGCGCCGGCTCGGTCCGCTGCGGGTGCGCGGCCAAGGCCTGCGCGTGGCCGCGGTCAGCGCGGGGCTGCCGGCGGTGACCGGCGTGCTGCGCCCGCGCATCGTGCTGCCGGCGGATTTCCTGCATCGCTACGACGCGGACGAACGCGCCCTGGTGGTCGCGCACGAGCGCCAGCACATCGCCTGCGGCGATCTGCCCTGCAATGCGCTGGTGGCGCTGCTGCGCTGCGTCTACTGGTTCAACCCGCTGCTGCACTGGGCGGTGGCGTGCTATCGCCAGGACCAGGAGCTGGCCTGCGATGCGCGCGTGCTGCGGCGGCATCCGCGGGCGCGGCGGGCGTATGCGCAGGCCATGTTGAAGACGCAGCTGGAGGTCTTCGCCCTGCCGGTGGGCTGCCACTGGCACACACACCCGATCAAGGAGCGGATCGCCATGTTGAAACGTCCCAGTCCCCGTCGTTGGCAGAGGCGTCTGTCCGCCGTCCTGCTGCCGGCGCTGTTCGCCGGCGGTGGCTATGTGGCCTGGGCGCAACAGCCGGCCGCTGCGCCGTCGGCGCATGCGGCGGCGCCCACCGCCGCGCAGTACGGCGCGAACCTGCAGATCGAGGTGGACGGCGAGCGCCACGCGCTGGAGATGCACAGCGCGGCCGGCGTGCCGTTCGCCTTTGCCATCGACACCAAGGCCGGACACCGCTGGAGCGGCGAGCTGCGCGTCGAGCCCGATGCCCCTGGCCAAGCCAGGGTGCATGCCAGGCTGGCGCGGGACGGTGCCGACATGACCGGGCCGGTGCTGCTGATCGCGCGCCTGGGCGAGGCGGCATCGCTCAAGCTGACGACCGGCCCGGTGCGGGGCGCCGCGCCCGGTGTGGCGTTGTCGGTGCGGGTACGCGCGCTGGATGTCCCGGCCCGTCGCGTCGCCGCCGCAGCGCCGGTGGCGCGCAAGCAGGTGGCGCGTGCGCCTGAGCAGGCGCAAGAGGAGGGGGGATCGCCCTTCGACTATTCCCGGCATGCGCCGCCGCGCTATCCCAAGGACGCCGCGAACAACGGCATTTCCGGGCGTGTGGTGATGCTGGTCGATGTGGCGGCAGACGGTTCAGTGCAGGACGTGCAGATTGAAGCATCCAGGCCCGCGGGCGTGTTCGAGGCCGTCTCGGTGGAAGCGGCACGCAAGTGGAAGTTCAAGCCGGTGTTGGAGCAGGGTCGGCCGATCGCCCATCGCGTGCGCGTGCCGATCGACTTCGAACCGGATGCGCCAGCTGCGTCGCACGACGGCGTTGCATCCGCGCCTGCCCGCTCGCGTGCGCCAGCCGCTGGTGGCAGCGCCGTGGCGGACGTCGCAGCGCCTTCCCACTTCATGGCGAGTCGCTGATGGCCGCGCAGCCGAAGAGCGTCCCACCCGCACGCTTTCGTGGGAGCCGCGATGGCGGCGACCGGGGCCTTCCCCGCAGAGCCTCATCGTTGCCTCTGTCTTTCGCCACGATCCTTGCGCTGGCGCTGCTCCTCTCTGCCTGCGCCACGCATCCGCTCGACCAGACCCAGGACACCCTGGTCCGCAATGCCAACGTCGATCAACGCATGCTGACCCCGGAGGGCGGCAACGGCGCCGGCAAGATCGAGCGCTACGCGCTGGCGCCGACCGAGGTGTTCCGCATGCCGCAGCCGGTGCAGGCCGACAACCCCGCGCTGCCCGCCGACTCGCCGCGGCAGACGCTGGCGCCGACGACGGTCTGCGCGCGCGTGATCCTCGATGCGCGCGGCGCGGTGCTGCGTGCCGAGCCGCTGGCCGACCGCGATGAATGCGCCGCCGGCGCGCAGCCGGACAATGCCGACCTGGTGCAGGCGATGCTGGCCCAGGTGCGGCAATGGCGCTTCGAGCCGGCCGCCGTCTGCCATTTCAGCGCCGCGCATCCGCCGGCCGATCCGGAGCGCTGCGACGGTGCGCAGTCGGTCGAGCCGGTGCCGGTGACGCTGCTGTACGCGTTCACCTTCGAGGTGGAGCAGGGGCGCGTGCGCGTGGAGCGGGGCGGCGTGGGCGGGCGTTGATCGCCTGGGTGCGCCGGGTGGAGCCGCCACGGCGGCGATGAGGCTTTCCAGGTAAAACTCGTCGCCGCCATTGGCCAAAAAGGCGCAAGAGCGGCTCTACAGGCGATTCCACTCGGCTGCTACAGCATCTCCGGCTTGAACAGGCCACGGCGCGAGCGTTCGGGGCCGGACACCATGAACTGGCCATCGCCACGGTAGTGCACGGTGCGCGGGATCTTCGGCGTCGGCGCCACGTGCGCCTTGACCACTTCCCAGACGAACAGGTTGTGGCGCTCCACCAGCGCGTCATCGTGCAGGCGGCATTCGAAGCTGGCGTGGCACTCGGCGATCAGCGGCGCCTGGACCTGGCTCGCCGGCTGCGCGGTCAGGCCGAATGGCCTCGAACTTGTCGACCTCGGTGCCGCTGCAGTTGCCGATGCGCACCACCGTGTCCAGCAGCGCCTCGGTCGGCAGGTTGATCACGCACTGGCGGCTGGCGCGCACCAGCTCGAAGCTGCGGTTGCCGTTGGCGATCACGCAGGCCAGCAGCGAGGGCGAGAACTCGACCACCATGTGCCAGCCCATGGTCATGATGTCGCGCGCGCCGGCGTGCGCGCTGCTGACCAGCACCACCGGACCGGGCTCGAGGAAGCGCCGTACCTGGTCAACGGGGAAGTCTTCCTTGGCGGGTGTCTTCATGCGGGCCCTGCACGGCGACGGCGGGCGGCCATTGCAGCGCCGCGGCCGTGCACAGCGTGTCAGTCCAGCACGTGCACCGCATCGGCCAGCTGCTGCACCTCGTCGGGCTGGTGGCTGACGTAGAGCATGGGCAGCTGCAGTTCGGTGCGCACGCCGCGCAGGTAGGGGATCAGCTCGCCGCGCCGCGCCGGATCCAGGGCGGACAACGGCTCGTCCAGCAGCAGCAGCGCCGGCTGCGACAGCAGGGCACGGCCGATCGCCACGCGCTGGGCCTCGCCGCCGGAGAGATTGCGCGGCCGCCGCTGCAGCAGCGGACCGATGCCCAGCAGCTCGACCACCGCCTCGAAGCCGAAGCGCGCGCCGGCGTTGCGCCCGTGCGTGCCGTAGCGCAGGTTGCCGCGCACATCCAGGTGCGGGAACAGGCGCGCATCCTGGAACACGTAGCCGATCCGGCGCCGGTGCACCGGCACGTCGATGCCGGCTGCGCTGTCGAACAGCACCACGCCATCGACCGCGATGCGCCCGGCCACCGGCCGCAGCAGCCCGGCGATGGCATTGAGCACGCTGGTCTTGCCCGCGCCGGAGGGCCCGGCCAGCGCCAGCAGGCGCGCATCGCTGTGGATGCGCACGTGGCGGGTGAAGTGGCCGCGCCGCAGCTGCAGGTCCGCATCCAGCATCACAGCACCTCGGTCTCGCGCCCGCGCTGGCGGCGCACCAGCCATTCGGACAGCACCAGCGCGGCCAGCGAGATGCACACCGACACCGCCGCCAGGCGCCAGATGCCGGCCTCGGCGCCGGGCACCTGCAGCAGGCCGTAGATGGCGGCGGAGATGGTCTGCGTCTGGCCGGGAATGTTGGAGACGAAGGTGATGGTGGCGCCGAATTCGCCCAGCGCCTTGGCGAAGGCCAGCACCACGCCGGCCACCAGCCCGGGCCAGGCCAGCGGCAGGGTGATGGTGGCGAACACCTTCCACGGCGGCGCGCCCAGGGTCGCGGCGGCGTGCTCCAGGCGGCGGTCGACCTGTTCGATCGACAGCCGGATGGCGCGCACCATCAGCGGGAAGCCCATGACCGCGCAGGCCAGCGCCGCACCGGTCCAGCGGAAGGCGAAGCGCACGCCGAAGTGTTCCAGCAGCCAGGCCCCGATCGCCCCGCGCGTGCCCAGCGTCACCAGCAGCGCATAGCCCACCACCACCGGCGGCAGCACCAGCGGCAGATGCACCAGCGCATCGAGCAGCGCGCGCCCGGGAAAGCGCCGCCGCGCCAGCAGCCAGGCCACCGCCACCGCCGCCGGCAGGCTGCACACGGCCGCCACCGCGGCCACCTTCAGGCTCAGGGCGATGGCGGTGAGTTCTTCGGGCGAGAAACCGAACACGCCTTAGCGCAGCACCGTGAAGCCATGCTGGCGGAAGATCGCCTGCGCGGCCGGGCTGGCCAGCCACTGCACGAAGGCGGCGCGCGCCGGCGCGGTGCCGGCGTTGAGCGTGGCCACCGGATAGACGATGGCCGGATGGCTGGAGGCGGGGAAGGTGTCGACCACGCGCACGGTGGGGTCGGCCGCCGCGTCGGAGCCGTAGACGATGCCCAGCGGCGATTCGCCGCGCGAGACCAGCAGCAGCGCCGAACGCACGCTGTCCGACTCGGCCAGCCGGCCCTGCACCCCGTCCCACAGCCGCAGCGAGGTCAGCGCCGCCTTGGCGTACTTGCCGGCGGGCACGGCGTTGACCTGGCCGACCGCCAGGCGGCCTTCGCCCAGCGCCTTGTTCAGCGCGTCGGGCTGGGTGAGCCTGACCTGCACGGCGCTGGCCTTGGGCGCGACCAGCACCAGGGTGTTGCCGAGCAGATTGTGGCGGCTGGCCGGGTCGATCAGCGCACGCTGCTGCAGATAGTCCATCCATTCCAGGTCGGCCGAGACGAACACGTCGGCCGGCGCGCCCTGTTCGATCTGGCGCGCCAGCGTCGAGCTGGCGGCGTAGGACACGGTGACCGGGGTGCCGGTGGTCGTCCGGTAGAGCGCGGCGGCCTGGTCCATCGACTCCTTCAGGCTGGCGGCGGCGAACACCGTGACCGGCGTGGGCTCGGCCGCCTGCGCGACTAGCGCGGTGGTGGCGAACAGGACCAGGCCTGCGCGCAGCAGGCGGGAGAACAGGCAGGTCATCGCAATGGCGTCTCGTGGCGGCCGCTCAGGGAACCGGAGTATCGCGCGACACGGCCATGGCGGAGGTGAGAACAGGCGCGACGGAGCGTTCGACCCGGCACGCCACGACCGCAAGGCGCGCGGAGTAGGCTGGCCGTCCCGTCCACAGGCCAGCCCCGCCATGACCACCGCCGCCCCGATCACCGTCGTGCTGGAACAGGAGCAGGACTTCGTGTTCCGCATCCATTTCGAGGGCATCGACGCGCCCGACGTGCTGTCCGACGAAGGCGCACCGCTGGGCCACGACCACGGGCCGCGGCCCTCGCACCTGCTGCTGGCCGCGATCGCCAACTGCCTCTCCGCCAGCCTGCTGTTCGCGCTGCGCAAGTACAAGAATGCGCCCGGCCGGCTACGCGCCTCGATCAGCGCGGTGGGCGAGCGCAACGCCGAAGGTCGCGTGCGCCTGCCGCGCGCGCAGGTCACCCTGCAGCTGCCCGAAGGCAGTGCGGACTACCAGCACCTGGAGCGGGTGCTGGCGACCTTCGAAGACTTCTGCACCGTCACCCAGAGCGTGCGCCAGGGCATCGACGTGCAGGTTGAGGTGCGCGACGCCCAGGGCCAGCTGCTGTTGGGCCAGGCGCCGGCCGAGGCGGTCCTGTGAGCGCGCCGCCGCTGCTGATCGCCTGCCCGCACTGCCAGGCGCGCAACCGCGTGCCGGCCGAACGCCTGGCCGAGGCGCCGACCTGCGGCCGCTGCCACCAGGCCTTGTTCACCGGCCATCCGCTGGCGCTGGACGCCGGCACGTTCGACCTGCATGCGCGCGACAGCGATCTGCCGCTGCTGGTGGATTTCTGGGCGCCGTGGTGCGGGCCGTGCCGGGTGATGGCGCCGCAGTTCGAGGCCGCCGCCAAGCAGCTGGAGCCGCGCATGCGCCTGGCCAAGGTCGATACCGAGGCGCAGCCGGCGCTGGGCGCGCGCTTCGCCATCCGCAGCATTCCGACGATGGCCGTGTTCCTGCATGGCCGCGAGCTGGGCCGGCAGTCCGGCGCGCTGCAGGCGGCGCAGATCGTGCAATGGGCACGGCGCGTGGCGCAGGGCTGAGCAGGGTCGGGCAGCGAAGCGCCACGGGTGCCGCGGAAAACTTCCTGTCGTCGTTCCCGCGAACGCGGGGTCCCAGCGGCTTTTGCGGGGGCCGGACGGAAGTCGCTGGATATCTCCGCGTTCGCGGGGATGACGGCCGCGGGTTCGCAGCATGAAACCCGATGCCACTGCCCATCGCCACCGCCCATCGCTCAGGGCAGCAACCGCTCCAGCCCCGCGCGCGCCAGGACGCGTTCCCACGGGAACAGCGGTCCCGGGTCGCGCTTGCGTGCGACCAGCACGGTGGGCGCGTCCTCGGCGGGCACCTGGGCGGTGTCCAGGTCCTCGTGTCCGGCGATCCAGCGCAGGGCCGGCAGCGTCTGCCGCAGCCGGTCGAGCAGGGCGAGCAGGGCCTCGATCTGGGCCTCGGGATAGGGCTCGTCCATTGCCTGATGGTCGGCGTGCAGCCAGTGCGGGTAGCGGCCGCGGTTGACCAGTTCGATGCCGACGCTGCGCGCGTTGAGGCCTCGCACATGGTGGGCGACGCGTTCGGGCGCGATCCACTGCTGCACGCCGCCGTCGCGGTCGATGTACCAGTGCCCGCTGTTGCCGGTGCCCGAGGCATAGCGCGGCTGTTCGCCGTAGTGGCGCGCGGTGGCCAGGTCCGGCAGCTCGGTGCAGTGGATGACCACCAGGTCGATCCGGTCCAGGGGCCGCGCCTCCAGCAGGTCCTGGTAGGGCAGGGGATCGGCGGTGATCGGCAAGGCATCGGGCATGGGCGCCGATGCTACACGGGCGGGCCGCGGGCGAGGGCGGGGTAAACTGCGCGTCCCCGGCGCCAGGCGCCGCCTGTCGCGTCCGATCCGCATGCCGCTCAATCCCGATTCCCCTCTGGCCAGGCTGATGGCCACCCTGCCGCGCCCAGGCACGGTGGAATGGATCGGGCTGCGCCCGGCGCGCGATGTGCCGATGCAGGCCGTCCAGCACGTCCAGGCCGGCACCGGCGGCGGCCTGGAAGGCGATCGCTACAAGGGCGGCAGCGGCAAGCGCGGCCTGACCCTGA
The window above is part of the Pseudoxanthomonas sp. X-1 genome. Proteins encoded here:
- a CDS encoding energy transducer TonB, giving the protein MARAPEQAQEEGGSPFDYSRHAPPRYPKDAANNGISGRVVMLVDVAADGSVQDVQIEASRPAGVFEAVSVEAARKWKFKPVLEQGRPIAHRVRVPIDFEPDAPAASHDGVASAPARSRAPAAGGSAVADVAAPSHFMASR
- the modB gene encoding molybdate ABC transporter permease subunit encodes the protein MFGFSPEELTAIALSLKVAAVAAVCSLPAAVAVAWLLARRRFPGRALLDALVHLPLVLPPVVVGYALLVTLGTRGAIGAWLLEHFGVRFAFRWTGAALACAVMGFPLMVRAIRLSIEQVDRRLEHAAATLGAPPWKVFATITLPLAWPGLVAGVVLAFAKALGEFGATITFVSNIPGQTQTISAAIYGLLQVPGAEAGIWRLAAVSVCISLAALVLSEWLVRRQRGRETEVL
- the modA gene encoding molybdate ABC transporter substrate-binding protein, with product MTCLFSRLLRAGLVLFATTALVAQAAEPTPVTVFAAASLKESMDQAAALYRTTTGTPVTVSYAASSTLARQIEQGAPADVFVSADLEWMDYLQQRALIDPASRHNLLGNTLVLVAPKASAVQVRLTQPDALNKALGEGRLAVGQVNAVPAGKYAKAALTSLRLWDGVQGRLAESDSVRSALLLVSRGESPLGIVYGSDAAADPTVRVVDTFPASSHPAIVYPVATLNAGTAPARAAFVQWLASPAAQAIFRQHGFTVLR
- a CDS encoding OsmC family protein, with product MTTAAPITVVLEQEQDFVFRIHFEGIDAPDVLSDEGAPLGHDHGPRPSHLLLAAIANCLSASLLFALRKYKNAPGRLRASISAVGERNAEGRVRLPRAQVTLQLPEGSADYQHLERVLATFEDFCTVTQSVRQGIDVQVEVRDAQGQLLLGQAPAEAVL
- a CDS encoding N-acetylmuramoyl-L-alanine amidase translates to MPDALPITADPLPYQDLLEARPLDRIDLVVIHCTELPDLATARHYGEQPRYASGTGNSGHWYIDRDGGVQQWIAPERVAHHVRGLNARSVGIELVNRGRYPHWLHADHQAMDEPYPEAQIEALLALLDRLRQTLPALRWIAGHEDLDTAQVPAEDAPTVLVARKRDPGPLFPWERVLARAGLERLLP
- the modC gene encoding molybdenum ABC transporter ATP-binding protein, whose protein sequence is MLDADLQLRRGHFTRHVRIHSDARLLALAGPSGAGKTSVLNAIAGLLRPVAGRIAVDGVVLFDSAAGIDVPVHRRRIGYVFQDARLFPHLDVRGNLRYGTHGRNAGARFGFEAVVELLGIGPLLQRRPRNLSGGEAQRVAIGRALLSQPALLLLDEPLSALDPARRGELIPYLRGVRTELQLPMLYVSHQPDEVQQLADAVHVLD
- the trxC gene encoding thioredoxin TrxC, with amino-acid sequence MSAPPLLIACPHCQARNRVPAERLAEAPTCGRCHQALFTGHPLALDAGTFDLHARDSDLPLLVDFWAPWCGPCRVMAPQFEAAAKQLEPRMRLAKVDTEAQPALGARFAIRSIPTMAVFLHGRELGRQSGALQAAQIVQWARRVAQG
- a CDS encoding acetyl-CoA hydrolase/transferase C-terminal domain-containing protein — protein: MPQHLAELSDAVDLILQRVPGPLRVAAPLGIGKPHRLLNALYDRVERDPSRPLLLLTALSLDPPAPKGDGLEARFFKPFGARHFGEDFPRLRYVQALKADALPAHIQVEEFYMQSGALLHSRQMQRHYVSLNYTHAADGVAQRAPNVIVQKVARDPQARPGDPVRLSLSCNNDTTQDTLEAIARRGLPRPLMVAEVDPQLPWIGGQASVAETFFDAVIDPPGPYPALFALPRQPVSDTDYAIGLYASTLVRDGGTLQIGIGTLADALSHALVLRHTDNAAYRRVLHALDPELVHHPAVIESGGMAPFQTGLYGCSEMLNEGFRLLVQHGVIKRRVLDDAALMQRLADGSADAQDHDRLQAEGEYLHGAFYLGSPAFYDWLRNLDHDQRLGIGMLRISQINQLYGGHEALERLQRVQARFFNSCMMATALGAAVSDGLDDGRVVSGVGGQHDFVSMAHALHDARSVLMLRAVRGEGDRSESNVRWNYGHTTIARHLRDVFVDEYGIADLRAQSDEDCIIAMAGIADARFAGPLLERAKAAGKLRRDFAAPAQWQRNTPQHLAQALAPFRRDGTLPDYPLGSDFTDTEQRLVRALTWLRSNTGTRGGKLRTVARAVFSRAPVDAIALRRMDLEAPRGVGEHLMARLLRLALARTA
- a CDS encoding TonB-dependent siderophore receptor, translating into MPFTRASLRLSRRPLPRCSVLAAGLALALSAQAQTQGGPADADQAQDLDRILVVSQRAQRVSNGATNLDLAIKDTPQSISVISREQMDAFGANTLNDALRLATGIQVEEWETNRTNYLSRGFEIENTQIDGIGLPNGWGIVTGAMDSYGYDKIEVIRGANGLLTGVGNAAGTINYVRKRPTNDEQGSVGISYGAWNTRREQVDYSSPITTDGSWAVRVVAAHEDGGSYLRDYDKERTFLYGVVDGQIGENGTLTAGYSWQQANSTGNMWGALTFNTIGGGQIGWSRSASTTQDWTYWNTNNQTGFVEYAQQLSPDWKLKVAYNYRRSAEDDQLFFAYTTTGLDPLTGEGLNGWPYKGRDKVTANLGTVELNGTYALFGRPQEAMLGFSLAQSESGGHYWSALSGFGALPGFPYAGDVVPEPLWGAPQPQDSLNQHIKRAYGATHVSLTERLKTVLGFNYTSFSRNGLAAGAYFEQSDSHTSPYAGLTWDFTPDVLGYVSYSDIYQPQDQQDILQNYLPPTKGKNYEIGVKANWLDQRLLTTLAVFDAKQDGLAVYRGLDPASGNYYYEPSDVESKGVELEVTGKVNDYLDLVFGYTHLKMDGEQGDDTYPWVPRNTANLAVSARLPSYSALSFGVSGRWQDKTVSGPDSYTGYTVSQDAHTVLDAFVGWDITRDLTLRVNARNITDRKYIGSLYQIGYYGAPRNTTASLEWRF
- a CDS encoding BlaI/MecI/CopY family transcriptional regulator, producing MAISEAEAVVMDVLWERSPLGADEVVAALARRNDWAEPTIKTLLNRLLNKGAIQATKEGRRYLYSPVLTRQAWVQQQSEGLLERVFGGRVAPLVAHFSQRGKLSAQDIAELKRLVQELDDEQ